The following are from one region of the Hydrogenophaga sp. BPS33 genome:
- a CDS encoding ShlB/FhaC/HecB family hemolysin secretion/activation protein has protein sequence MPRRVTRQLLLAGASWWVTTGVGAQSAAPVGSPLDTLPRPELPMQPETPVQVDVQRPEPPAAAVLNTQVTPTKFAIEGVRSIPFDDVAALFAPLAGTPTSVGTLVERSQQATALYQRRGYALSFFYVPMQDFANGVVRIVAVEGHVQTVRIEGDAGKAESKLREIANHILHEKPLRSSTFEHFTNLLGRLPGVGIQAQMQLPTSTDGASALVITARHKPYDVVAGLETRKPHPRAVVSGVLNNPLVSGSQLGASTLLSSARNDHYSAAHYEQFVGDEGWSLKGSLSHYRGDPDEQLGVSNPLQRETEVERAELAATLPLKLTREASWVVSTGLYGTNTRDAITNPANGAQLVDDTQVRAVFAQVAYSRQMPNDSVQLNLRLTQGIDSMGARARITSNVTGLAGPSSVELDFSKLLIEGGHQHRFANRFGTAASFAVQYSPHNLPSGEKLSFGGNRFARGYGAGEAVGDSGWGLGLELNRSFVVDSVWLRQWQPYVLLEAARVYARLGTPNPERLRSVSLGVRLTNHKQYSLDLAVSRATGDRPVENTERDWRASLTLSYRLGE, from the coding sequence ATGCCCCGACGCGTTACCCGGCAGCTTCTGCTCGCTGGGGCGTCCTGGTGGGTGACCACGGGGGTGGGCGCGCAAAGCGCCGCCCCCGTCGGCAGTCCACTGGACACCCTCCCCCGTCCCGAGTTGCCGATGCAGCCCGAGACGCCCGTGCAAGTCGACGTCCAGCGGCCTGAACCGCCGGCCGCTGCCGTGCTCAACACCCAGGTCACGCCCACGAAGTTCGCCATCGAGGGCGTGCGGTCCATCCCTTTTGACGACGTGGCAGCGCTGTTCGCGCCGCTGGCGGGCACGCCCACGTCGGTCGGCACGCTCGTCGAGCGCAGCCAACAGGCCACCGCGCTGTACCAGCGGCGCGGCTACGCCTTGTCGTTCTTTTACGTGCCGATGCAGGATTTCGCCAACGGCGTGGTGCGCATCGTGGCGGTGGAAGGGCATGTGCAAACGGTCCGCATCGAAGGCGATGCGGGCAAGGCCGAGTCCAAACTGCGCGAGATCGCCAACCACATCCTGCACGAGAAGCCTCTGCGCTCGAGCACCTTCGAGCATTTCACCAATCTGCTTGGGCGCCTGCCCGGCGTAGGCATACAGGCCCAGATGCAGTTGCCCACCAGCACGGACGGTGCCAGCGCCTTGGTGATCACCGCGCGACACAAACCCTATGACGTGGTGGCAGGTCTGGAGACGCGCAAGCCCCATCCCCGCGCGGTGGTCAGCGGCGTGTTGAACAATCCCTTGGTGTCCGGCAGTCAGCTTGGCGCTTCGACGCTCCTGTCCTCGGCCAGGAACGACCACTACAGCGCAGCGCACTACGAGCAGTTCGTGGGAGACGAAGGATGGTCGCTGAAGGGGTCGCTGTCGCACTATCGAGGCGACCCCGACGAGCAGTTGGGCGTGAGCAATCCGCTGCAGCGCGAAACCGAGGTGGAACGCGCCGAGCTTGCCGCCACGCTGCCGCTCAAGCTCACCCGCGAGGCCAGTTGGGTGGTGAGCACCGGCCTCTACGGCACGAACACGCGCGATGCGATCACCAACCCGGCCAATGGCGCGCAACTCGTCGACGACACCCAGGTGCGCGCCGTGTTCGCCCAGGTGGCGTATTCGCGCCAGATGCCCAACGACAGCGTGCAGCTCAACCTGCGGCTGACCCAGGGCATCGACAGCATGGGCGCGCGCGCCCGCATCACCAGCAACGTAACGGGTCTGGCGGGGCCGAGCTCGGTGGAACTGGACTTCTCGAAACTGTTGATCGAAGGCGGCCACCAACACCGCTTCGCGAACCGCTTCGGCACCGCCGCCTCGTTTGCGGTGCAGTACAGCCCGCACAACCTGCCCAGCGGCGAAAAGCTTTCTTTCGGCGGCAACCGCTTCGCGCGCGGCTACGGCGCGGGCGAAGCGGTGGGCGACTCGGGTTGGGGTCTCGGGCTCGAACTCAACCGCAGCTTTGTGGTCGACAGCGTGTGGCTGCGGCAGTGGCAGCCCTATGTGTTGCTGGAAGCGGCGCGCGTCTACGCCCGCTTGGGCACGCCCAACCCCGAACGTTTGCGTTCGGTCAGCCTGGGCGTGCGCCTGACCAACCACAAGCAATACAGCCTGGACCTGGCGGTGTCCAGGGCCACCGGCGACCGGCCCGTGGAAAACACGGAGCGCGACTGGCGCGCCAGCCTCACGCTGAGTTATCGGTTGGGCGAATAA
- the dapC gene encoding succinyldiaminopimelate transaminase, producing the protein MNPLLSRLQPYPFERLRQLFADVTPNPALRPISLGIGEPKHEAPAFLKQTFTDALETGLSNYPPTAGTPAFREACAGWMQRRYGVALDAATQVLPVNGTREALFAFAQTVIDPTREGATVVMPNPFYQIYEGAALLGGAVPHYVASDPARNFAPDWASVPGEVWARTQLLYVCSPGNPAGAVMPLDEWKTLFELSDRHGFVIASDECYSEIYFRDEPPLGGLEAATKLGRHDFRRLVMFTSLSKRSNVPGLRSGFVAGDASLIQPFQLYRTYHGGAMSTVVQAASIAAWGDEAHVVDNRRQYREKFAQATPVLAEVLDVALPDAAFYLWAGVPASFAQAVPGLSADEAFARELLAQYNVTVLPGSYLAREVAGVNPGAGRIRMALVAETAECLEAAQRIHSFVQRHA; encoded by the coding sequence ATGAACCCATTGCTCTCGCGCCTGCAGCCCTACCCCTTCGAGCGGCTGCGCCAGTTGTTCGCCGACGTCACCCCCAACCCCGCGCTTCGCCCCATCAGCCTGGGCATTGGCGAGCCCAAGCACGAAGCCCCGGCCTTCCTCAAGCAAACCTTCACGGACGCGCTGGAAACCGGCCTGAGCAACTACCCGCCCACCGCCGGCACCCCGGCCTTTCGCGAAGCCTGCGCGGGCTGGATGCAGCGACGCTACGGCGTGGCGCTGGACGCGGCCACGCAGGTCCTGCCGGTCAACGGCACGCGCGAGGCGCTGTTCGCCTTTGCCCAGACCGTCATCGACCCCACGCGCGAAGGCGCCACGGTGGTCATGCCCAACCCGTTCTATCAAATCTACGAAGGCGCGGCGCTGCTCGGTGGCGCGGTGCCGCATTACGTGGCCAGCGACCCGGCGCGCAACTTCGCGCCCGACTGGGCCAGCGTGCCCGGCGAGGTCTGGGCCCGCACCCAACTGCTCTACGTGTGTTCGCCCGGCAACCCGGCCGGCGCGGTCATGCCGCTGGACGAGTGGAAGACCCTGTTCGAACTCAGCGACCGCCACGGCTTCGTGATCGCCTCCGACGAGTGCTACAGCGAGATCTACTTCCGCGACGAGCCGCCGCTGGGTGGGCTGGAGGCCGCCACGAAACTCGGCCGGCACGATTTCCGCCGCCTGGTGATGTTCACCAGCCTGTCCAAGCGCAGCAACGTGCCCGGCCTGCGCAGCGGCTTCGTGGCCGGCGACGCGTCGCTGATCCAGCCCTTCCAGCTCTACCGCACCTACCACGGGGGCGCCATGAGCACGGTAGTGCAGGCCGCCAGCATCGCCGCCTGGGGCGACGAAGCGCACGTGGTCGACAACCGCCGCCAATACCGTGAGAAGTTCGCCCAGGCCACGCCGGTGCTGGCCGAGGTGCTCGACGTCGCCCTGCCCGATGCCGCCTTCTACCTCTGGGCCGGCGTGCCGGCCTCGTTCGCCCAGGCCGTGCCCGGGCTGAGCGCCGACGAGGCGTTCGCGCGCGAACTGCTGGCTCAATACAATGTCACGGTTCTGCCCGGCAGCTACCTGGCCCGCGAAGTCGCTGGCGTGAACCCCGGCGCCGGGCGCATCCGCATGGCCCTGGTGGCCGAGACCGCCGAATGCCTCGAAGCCGCCCAACGCATCCACTCCTTTGTGCAGCGCCACGCCTGA
- the ligA gene encoding NAD-dependent DNA ligase LigA, with amino-acid sequence MTSDLFAEPASPAERAAELRAQLHYHAHRYYTQDDPEIPDAAYDALFRELQAIESAHPELLTPDSPTQRVGGAILKELAPVRHAVPMLSIRTETDTEASGAVAFDARVRRELRLGESDPPVDYLAELKFDGLAMSLRYEQGVLVRAATRGDGETGEDVTHNVRTIGQIPLRLPAEVPEVLEVRGEVYMRRDQFEALNERQREKIASGAKGEKTFVNPRNAAAGAVRQLDSKIASERPLSFFVYSWGEVLGDAQPPATQYDWLMRLKAWGFPVAEQTTRCRGADDLVAFHQRIGALRDSLPFDIDGVVYKVDSLDLQKQIGFVSREPRWAVAHKYPAQEQLTTVQAIDVQVGRTGKLTPVAKLAPVFVGGVTVTNATLHNELEARRKDVRVGDTVVVRRAGDVIPEVVSVLADKRVGDPPPFTMPSQCPVCGSDAVREEGEADHRCTGGLFCAAQRKEAILHYAHRRAVEVEGLGDKLVEQLVDSGLIKTLPDLYKLGFTALAGLERMAEKSANNIVAALEKSKHTTLPRFLFGLGIRHVGEATAKDLARHFGNLDRVMAASVDELLQVNDVGPVVAQSIHTFFEQPHNREVVAQLRAAGVTWSENEGEQNTPQPLLGKTFVLTGTFPTLTRDQAKDLLEAAGAKVAGSVSKKTDYVVAGAEAGSKLDKAQTLGVAVIDEAAMLDMLQPPAGG; translated from the coding sequence ATGACCTCTGATCTTTTTGCCGAGCCTGCGTCGCCGGCCGAGCGCGCCGCCGAGCTGCGCGCACAACTGCATTACCACGCCCACCGCTACTACACACAGGACGATCCGGAGATTCCGGACGCGGCCTACGACGCGCTGTTTCGCGAACTGCAGGCCATCGAGTCCGCGCACCCCGAGCTCTTGACCCCCGATTCGCCGACCCAGCGCGTGGGCGGCGCCATCCTCAAGGAATTGGCGCCCGTGCGGCACGCCGTGCCCATGCTCAGCATCCGCACCGAGACCGACACCGAGGCCAGCGGCGCGGTGGCGTTCGACGCACGGGTGCGGCGCGAGCTGCGCCTGGGCGAGTCGGACCCCCCTGTGGATTACCTGGCCGAACTCAAGTTCGACGGTCTGGCCATGAGCCTGCGCTACGAACAGGGCGTGCTGGTGCGGGCCGCTACGCGCGGCGATGGCGAAACCGGGGAAGACGTGACGCACAACGTGCGCACGATCGGGCAGATCCCGTTGCGCCTGCCGGCCGAGGTGCCCGAGGTGCTGGAAGTGCGTGGCGAGGTCTACATGCGCCGCGACCAGTTCGAGGCGCTCAACGAGCGCCAGCGCGAGAAGATCGCCAGCGGCGCCAAGGGCGAGAAGACCTTCGTAAACCCGCGCAACGCCGCAGCGGGCGCCGTGCGCCAGCTCGATTCGAAGATCGCCAGCGAACGGCCGTTGAGTTTTTTCGTGTATTCCTGGGGTGAGGTGCTGGGCGATGCCCAACCGCCGGCCACGCAGTACGACTGGCTCATGCGCCTGAAAGCCTGGGGCTTCCCCGTGGCCGAGCAGACCACCCGCTGCCGGGGTGCGGACGACCTGGTGGCGTTCCACCAGCGCATTGGCGCCCTGCGCGACAGCCTGCCGTTCGACATCGACGGTGTGGTCTACAAGGTCGACTCGCTGGACCTGCAGAAGCAGATCGGCTTCGTCTCGCGCGAGCCCCGCTGGGCGGTGGCGCACAAGTACCCGGCGCAGGAACAGCTCACCACGGTGCAGGCGATCGACGTGCAGGTGGGGCGCACCGGCAAGCTCACGCCGGTGGCCAAGCTCGCGCCCGTGTTCGTGGGCGGCGTCACGGTGACCAATGCGACCTTGCACAACGAACTGGAAGCGCGCCGCAAGGACGTGCGCGTGGGCGACACGGTGGTCGTGCGCCGCGCGGGCGACGTGATTCCCGAGGTGGTGTCCGTGCTGGCGGACAAGCGCGTGGGCGATCCGCCGCCGTTCACCATGCCGAGCCAGTGCCCGGTCTGCGGCAGCGATGCCGTGCGCGAGGAGGGCGAGGCCGACCACCGCTGCACCGGTGGCCTGTTCTGCGCCGCGCAGCGCAAGGAAGCCATCCTGCACTACGCGCACCGCCGCGCGGTGGAGGTCGAAGGGCTGGGCGACAAGCTGGTGGAACAACTGGTCGACAGCGGCCTGATCAAGACGCTGCCCGATCTCTACAAACTTGGTTTCACCGCCTTGGCCGGGCTGGAACGCATGGCCGAGAAGTCGGCGAACAACATCGTGGCGGCGCTGGAAAAGTCCAAGCACACCACGCTGCCCCGCTTCCTCTTCGGCCTGGGCATCCGCCACGTGGGCGAAGCCACCGCCAAAGACCTGGCGCGCCATTTCGGCAACCTGGATCGTGTCATGGCCGCCAGCGTGGACGAGCTGCTGCAAGTCAACGACGTCGGCCCGGTGGTGGCCCAGAGCATCCACACCTTCTTCGAGCAGCCGCACAACCGCGAGGTGGTGGCCCAGCTGCGCGCGGCCGGCGTGACCTGGTCGGAGAACGAAGGCGAGCAGAACACGCCGCAACCCTTGCTGGGCAAGACCTTCGTGCTCACCGGCACCTTCCCGACCTTGACCCGCGACCAGGCCAAGGACTTGCTCGAAGCGGCTGGCGCCAAGGTGGCGGGCTCGGTGAGCAAGAAGACCGACTACGTGGTGGCCGGCGCGGAAGCTGGCAGCAAGCTGGACAAGGCGCAGACGCTGGGCGTGGCGGTGATCGACGAGGCGGCGATGCTCGACATGCTCCAACCACCCGCAGGCGGTTGA
- the smc gene encoding chromosome segregation protein SMC: MRLNSIKLSGFKSFAEPTNFMLPGQLVGVVGPNGCGKSNIMDAVRWVLGESKASELRGESMQDVIFNGTTSRKPASRSSVELVFDNSDHRAGGQWGQFAEIAVKRVLTRDGTSSYYINNQPVRRRDVQDVFLGTGLGPRAYAIIGQGTISRIIESKPEELRLFLEEAAGVSKYKERRRETANRLSDTRENLTRVEDILRELNANLEKLEKQAEVAARYNELQSGATLKQHQLWFLKRSEAEADQVKVKNDAAQAVNNLESRTADLRRVESELETIRQAHYAAGDQVNQAQGKLYEASAEVGKLEAEIRFVVEGRQRVEQRLVQLKEQIASWATRSEDATVELEQLAESMVQAEEQSVVLAAQGEEQAGALPTLEDHLRQAQIRANEQRGSVTQVQQQIQVLAAEQRNVEEQSRALNQRRERLDTDRKALAAPDEARLLEAQAQLAAAQESAELNDAVLHELQDSVPQLDEQRRAAQQAVNQESARQADLSARMEALKALQDKVKTDGKLRPWLAKHGLDSLQGLWSRIHIEPGWENALEAALRERMGALEVSRLDMVRAFGNDAPPAKLAFYSPPAGATAATSATSLKPLVQWLRLNDAAQQALLNEWLHGCLTAASLEEALAQRAQLQPGEVIFVASGHAVTAHSVSFYAPDSEQAGLLARAQEIENIDKQLKGQVLIAEQARTALVRAEAAYSDASQRLVSARREAAESRSRAHALQVEALRLTQLAEQTRARSEQIGADLSEVDAQLEELQERRVTAEARFEELDMQLADSQERHAQLDDKVIEAERALNQAREQQRSLERTAQEAVFALRSLQARQSELQRSMETAATQEKSLAEEEQRASEELGRLNDAAAQAGLQSALDVKLEREQALGALRSQYDDLTTKLRASDERRLQLERELEPLRNRITDFQLKEQAARLGVEQYSQLLDEAQADLAAVAQSITEGNVRLNGLQGEIDRYHREIQSLGAVNLAALDELTAARERKTFLDAQTADLVEAMNTLEDAIKKIDNETRELLGSTFETVNGHFGRMFPELFGGGNAKLMMTGEEILDAGVQVMAQPPGKKNQTIHLLSGGEKALTAIALVFAIFQLNPAPFCLLDEVDAPLDDANTERYAKLVTAMSKDTQFLFISHNKIAMEMAKQLIGVTMQEQGVSRIVAVDMESAAGMLETS; the protein is encoded by the coding sequence GTGCGCCTCAACTCGATCAAGCTCTCCGGCTTCAAGTCTTTCGCCGAACCGACCAACTTCATGCTGCCCGGCCAACTCGTCGGCGTGGTGGGTCCCAACGGGTGCGGCAAGTCCAACATCATGGACGCGGTGCGCTGGGTGCTGGGCGAGTCCAAGGCCTCGGAGCTGCGCGGCGAATCCATGCAGGACGTGATCTTCAACGGCACGACCTCGCGCAAGCCCGCCAGCCGTTCCAGCGTCGAACTGGTGTTCGACAACAGCGACCACCGTGCGGGCGGCCAATGGGGCCAGTTCGCCGAAATCGCCGTCAAGCGCGTGCTCACGCGCGATGGCACGAGCAGCTACTACATCAACAACCAGCCGGTGCGCCGCCGCGACGTGCAGGACGTGTTCCTCGGCACGGGCCTCGGCCCGCGCGCCTACGCCATCATCGGCCAGGGCACCATCAGCCGCATCATCGAGAGCAAGCCGGAAGAGCTGCGCCTGTTTCTCGAGGAAGCCGCGGGCGTCTCCAAATACAAGGAGCGCCGCCGCGAAACCGCCAACCGCCTGTCAGACACGCGCGAGAACCTCACGCGGGTGGAAGACATCCTGCGCGAACTCAACGCCAACCTGGAGAAGCTGGAGAAGCAGGCCGAGGTGGCCGCGCGCTACAACGAGCTGCAGTCCGGTGCCACGCTCAAGCAGCACCAGTTGTGGTTTCTCAAGCGCAGCGAGGCCGAGGCCGACCAGGTCAAGGTGAAGAACGATGCCGCGCAGGCGGTCAACAACCTGGAGTCGCGCACCGCCGACCTGCGCCGCGTCGAGTCCGAACTGGAAACCATCCGCCAGGCGCACTACGCCGCGGGCGACCAGGTGAACCAGGCGCAGGGCAAGCTGTACGAGGCCAGCGCGGAGGTCGGCAAGCTCGAAGCCGAGATCCGCTTCGTGGTCGAAGGCCGCCAGCGCGTCGAACAGCGCCTGGTGCAGCTCAAAGAGCAGATCGCCTCCTGGGCCACGCGCAGCGAGGACGCGACGGTCGAGCTGGAGCAACTGGCCGAGTCCATGGTGCAGGCCGAGGAACAGTCGGTCGTGCTGGCCGCGCAGGGCGAGGAGCAGGCGGGCGCGTTGCCCACGCTCGAAGACCACCTGCGCCAGGCGCAGATCCGTGCCAACGAGCAGCGCGGCAGCGTCACGCAGGTGCAGCAGCAGATCCAGGTGCTGGCCGCCGAGCAGCGCAACGTGGAAGAGCAAAGCCGCGCGCTCAACCAGCGCCGCGAACGCCTGGACACCGACCGCAAGGCGCTGGCCGCGCCCGACGAGGCACGCCTGCTCGAAGCGCAGGCGCAACTGGCCGCGGCCCAGGAGAGCGCCGAACTCAACGACGCCGTGCTGCACGAATTGCAGGACAGCGTGCCGCAACTCGACGAGCAGCGCCGCGCCGCGCAGCAGGCCGTGAACCAGGAATCGGCCAGGCAGGCCGATCTGTCCGCGCGCATGGAAGCGCTCAAGGCGCTGCAGGACAAGGTCAAGACCGACGGCAAGCTCAGGCCCTGGCTGGCCAAGCACGGGCTGGACAGCCTGCAGGGTCTGTGGAGCCGCATCCATATCGAACCCGGTTGGGAAAACGCGCTCGAAGCGGCGTTGCGCGAACGCATGGGCGCGCTGGAGGTCTCGCGCCTGGACATGGTGCGCGCCTTCGGCAACGACGCGCCGCCGGCCAAGCTCGCGTTCTACAGTCCGCCTGCGGGCGCAACGGCGGCGACCAGCGCCACCAGCCTCAAGCCCCTGGTGCAATGGCTGCGCCTGAACGACGCAGCGCAGCAGGCCCTTTTGAACGAGTGGCTGCACGGCTGCCTCACGGCTGCCAGCCTGGAAGAAGCGCTGGCCCAGCGTGCGCAGTTGCAACCCGGCGAAGTGATCTTCGTCGCCAGCGGCCATGCCGTCACCGCGCACAGCGTGAGCTTCTACGCGCCCGACAGCGAGCAGGCCGGCCTGCTGGCGCGCGCGCAGGAAATCGAGAATATCGACAAGCAGCTCAAGGGGCAGGTGCTGATCGCCGAGCAGGCGCGCACGGCCTTGGTGCGTGCCGAGGCCGCCTACAGCGACGCCTCGCAGCGCCTGGTGAGCGCAAGGCGCGAAGCGGCCGAGTCGCGCAGCCGCGCGCACGCATTGCAGGTGGAGGCCTTGCGCCTGACCCAGCTGGCCGAGCAGACGCGCGCGCGCAGCGAGCAGATCGGCGCCGATCTGTCCGAGGTCGATGCGCAGCTCGAAGAACTGCAGGAGCGCCGCGTGACGGCCGAAGCGCGCTTCGAAGAACTGGACATGCAGCTGGCCGACAGCCAGGAGCGCCACGCCCAGCTGGACGACAAGGTCATCGAGGCCGAGCGGGCCCTGAACCAGGCGCGCGAGCAGCAGCGTTCGCTGGAGCGCACCGCGCAGGAAGCGGTGTTCGCCCTGCGCAGCCTGCAGGCGCGCCAGAGCGAATTGCAGCGCTCCATGGAAACCGCCGCCACGCAGGAGAAGTCGCTCGCCGAAGAAGAACAGCGCGCCAGCGAGGAGCTGGGACGCCTGAACGATGCGGCGGCCCAGGCCGGGCTGCAGAGCGCGCTGGACGTGAAGCTGGAGCGCGAGCAGGCGCTGGGCGCGCTGCGCAGCCAATACGACGACCTCACCACCAAGCTGCGCGCCAGCGACGAGCGCCGCCTGCAGCTCGAACGCGAGCTGGAGCCGCTGCGCAACCGCATCACCGACTTCCAGCTGAAGGAACAGGCCGCGCGCCTGGGCGTGGAGCAGTACAGCCAGTTGCTCGACGAGGCGCAGGCCGATCTGGCGGCGGTGGCACAGAGCATCACCGAAGGCAACGTGCGGCTCAATGGTCTGCAAGGCGAGATCGACCGCTACCACCGCGAGATCCAGTCGCTCGGCGCGGTCAACCTCGCCGCGCTCGACGAACTCACGGCCGCGCGCGAGCGCAAGACCTTCCTCGACGCGCAGACGGCCGACCTGGTGGAAGCCATGAACACGCTGGAAGACGCGATCAAGAAGATCGACAACGAAACGCGCGAACTCCTGGGCAGCACCTTCGAGACTGTCAACGGCCACTTCGGCCGCATGTTCCCCGAGCTGTTTGGCGGCGGCAATGCCAAGCTGATGATGACCGGCGAGGAAATCCTGGACGCGGGCGTGCAGGTGATGGCGCAGCCCCCGGGCAAGAAGAACCAGACCATCCACCTGCTCTCGGGCGGGGAAAAGGCGCTCACCGCCATCGCGCTGGTGTTCGCCATCTTCCAGCTCAACCCGGCGCCGTTCTGTCTGCTCGACGAGGTGGACGCGCCGCTGGACGACGCCAACACCGAGCGCTACGCCAAACTGGTCACGGCCATGTCCAAGGACACCCAGTTCCTCTTCATCAGCCACAACAAGATCGCCATGGAAATGGCCAAACAACTGATCGGCGTGACCATGCAGGAGCAGGGCGTCTCGCGGATCGTGGCGGTGGACATGGAGTCCGCCGCCGGCATGCTCGAAACCTCCTGA
- a CDS encoding cell division protein ZipA C-terminal FtsZ-binding domain-containing protein, giving the protein MSTLQIGLAIIGGLVLAGVVAYNAWVTSKSAPRTVRERAGGGASPDERAGDETLPYTPADLTEHEMQRVDPVFGDTPGAPEPADPAEVAAATASVSINPLMGQPPEKRPGLDALIDVIAPLVLEHEVSGDAVLAALPGTRRVGSKPFAVEGQSEATGEWEGPRAGQRYRALQAGVQLANRSGALNDIEFSEFVVKAQAFADAVGAAPDFPDMRAEVARARELDAFASGHDAQLGFTLRARRTAWSPGYVAQHAARLGFVAGALPGRMVLASGQNGQAPILSLVFDSQAAMAEDPEQSALREIALSLEVTHVPRGEQPFARMRQVATALADAMEGVITDDGGQPLSADTMDRIGADLESLYDALDSRDLAAGSAQARRLFS; this is encoded by the coding sequence ATGAGCACACTGCAAATCGGTCTGGCCATCATCGGAGGGCTCGTGTTGGCGGGCGTCGTCGCCTACAACGCCTGGGTCACCAGCAAGAGCGCGCCGCGCACGGTGCGCGAACGCGCGGGCGGCGGCGCATCGCCGGACGAACGCGCCGGCGACGAAACCTTGCCCTACACCCCGGCCGACCTGACCGAGCACGAGATGCAACGCGTCGATCCGGTGTTTGGCGATACACCGGGCGCACCGGAACCGGCCGATCCCGCCGAGGTGGCTGCGGCAACGGCTTCTGTCAGCATCAACCCCTTGATGGGCCAGCCACCGGAGAAGCGGCCGGGCCTGGACGCGCTGATCGACGTGATCGCCCCCCTGGTGCTGGAGCACGAGGTCTCGGGCGATGCCGTGTTGGCGGCTTTGCCGGGCACGCGGCGCGTGGGCAGCAAGCCGTTCGCGGTGGAAGGACAGAGCGAGGCCACCGGCGAATGGGAAGGCCCGCGCGCCGGGCAGCGCTACCGCGCGCTGCAGGCCGGCGTGCAACTGGCCAACCGCTCGGGCGCGCTCAACGACATCGAGTTCTCGGAGTTCGTGGTGAAGGCCCAGGCGTTTGCCGACGCGGTCGGTGCGGCGCCCGATTTCCCCGACATGCGCGCCGAAGTGGCCCGCGCGCGCGAACTCGACGCTTTCGCCAGTGGGCACGATGCGCAACTCGGCTTCACGCTGCGCGCGCGCCGCACGGCCTGGAGCCCGGGCTACGTGGCGCAACACGCCGCCCGGCTGGGCTTCGTGGCCGGGGCCTTGCCCGGGCGCATGGTGCTGGCCAGCGGCCAGAACGGGCAGGCCCCCATCCTGAGCCTCGTGTTCGATTCCCAGGCCGCGATGGCCGAAGACCCCGAGCAGAGTGCCTTGCGCGAAATCGCGCTGTCGCTGGAAGTCACGCACGTGCCGCGCGGCGAGCAGCCTTTTGCGCGCATGCGCCAGGTGGCAACCGCGTTGGCCGACGCCATGGAAGGCGTGATCACCGACGACGGTGGCCAGCCGCTGTCGGCCGACACCATGGACCGCATCGGCGCCGACCTGGAAAGCCTCTACGACGCGCTGGACAGCCGGGACCTCGCGGCCGGCTCGGCCCAGGCGCGGCGCCTCTTCTCTTGA